Proteins from a genomic interval of Pseudomonadota bacterium:
- a CDS encoding tetratricopeptide repeat protein: protein MWKTICAGTVTAIIVLSFVASCTSLKSYSVYSNNLFLGKKLMKEGEYKQAQEYFAGALKGEKDSTALVCLAVTCYKLNDLDNAEKFVLEAEKVDGNSVNSLRILGYKALILLKKNDPGGLKALGDYITLYGYLYPLESIEEVKMMYSRQEVDIERLDKLIEEQIKDYEQDMDMFINLKIGFYDRHSGSGDMR from the coding sequence ATGTGGAAAACCATATGTGCCGGAACCGTAACAGCAATAATCGTTTTGTCGTTTGTTGCCTCATGCACTTCCCTGAAAAGCTATTCAGTATATTCAAACAACCTTTTCCTCGGAAAAAAACTAATGAAGGAAGGGGAGTACAAGCAGGCACAGGAATACTTTGCCGGGGCGCTTAAGGGAGAAAAGGATTCAACCGCCCTTGTGTGTCTCGCAGTGACATGCTATAAACTGAATGACCTTGATAATGCCGAGAAGTTTGTTTTAGAGGCAGAAAAGGTTGACGGGAATAGTGTTAATTCCTTGCGGATTCTCGGTTATAAGGCCCTCATTCTTCTCAAGAAAAACGATCCGGGAGGCTTAAAAGCCCTCGGAGACTATATAACCCTCTATGGATACCTTTATCCCCTCGAAAGCATAGAAGAAGTAAAAATGATGTACAGTAGACAGGAGGTAGATATTGAACGGTTAGACAAACTGATAGAGGAACAGATAAAAGATTATGAACAGGATATGGACATGTTTATCAATTTAAAAATAGGTTTTTACGACCGTCACTCAGGCAGCGGCGACATGCGTTAA
- a CDS encoding L-threonylcarbamoyladenylate synthase translates to MVIACFKVIAMQLLNGHESSAIKKAIQLLRNGDIVAFPTETVYGLGADVFNPYAVAKIFEAKKRPRFDPLIVHIGEKDWLSDLAEYVPPEAKRLIDAFWPGPLTIILKKKDIVPDIVTAGLQTVGIRMPSHPVALNLLREFKRPIAAPSANPFGYVSPTKASHVVKMLGDRLPLILDGGNSVFGIESTIISIRADGIYIHRHGAISVEDLYKIAVPIHEKGEDGICESPGELPYHYAPAKPLKIINAIDEIVCEQSSFLAFQMPRVKPKSKFIKVLSEKGDMREAAANFFSFLIELDHEGVEIIYAEKVPEVGLGKAMMDRLRKASKKYTHTTR, encoded by the coding sequence ATGGTGATAGCTTGTTTTAAAGTTATTGCCATGCAGTTACTCAACGGTCATGAATCCTCAGCCATAAAAAAGGCCATTCAGCTTTTAAGAAATGGCGATATTGTTGCATTTCCCACGGAAACGGTGTATGGCCTTGGTGCGGATGTCTTTAATCCCTATGCGGTTGCAAAGATCTTTGAGGCAAAAAAGCGCCCGAGGTTTGACCCGCTTATTGTACACATAGGCGAAAAGGATTGGCTTTCTGACCTGGCTGAGTATGTTCCGCCAGAGGCCAAAAGGCTGATTGATGCCTTCTGGCCGGGCCCCCTGACAATCATTCTGAAAAAGAAGGATATTGTGCCCGATATAGTGACTGCGGGTCTTCAGACTGTAGGTATAAGAATGCCATCCCACCCGGTTGCATTGAACCTGCTCCGTGAGTTTAAAAGACCAATCGCTGCACCGAGCGCCAATCCTTTTGGGTATGTGAGCCCCACAAAGGCAAGCCATGTCGTAAAGATGCTGGGAGACAGGTTGCCACTCATTTTAGATGGCGGGAATAGTGTTTTCGGGATAGAATCCACAATAATCTCAATAAGGGCTGACGGGATTTATATCCACAGACACGGGGCGATCAGCGTTGAAGACCTTTATAAGATAGCCGTGCCTATACATGAGAAGGGGGAAGACGGGATATGCGAATCTCCCGGAGAGCTGCCATATCACTATGCACCTGCGAAACCCCTGAAGATTATTAATGCAATTGATGAAATTGTTTGCGAGCAGTCATCGTTCCTTGCCTTTCAGATGCCCCGGGTGAAGCCAAAATCAAAGTTTATCAAAGTGCTTTCCGAAAAAGGGGACATGCGGGAGGCAGCGGCGAACTTTTTTTCATTCCTTATCGAATTGGATCATGAAGGTGTTGAAATAATTTACGCCGAAAAGGTGCCGGAGGTGGGTCTCGGCAAAGCCATGATGGACAGGCTCAGGAAGGCATCTAAAAAATACACGCATACAACCCGTTGA